Below is a window of Streptomyces qaidamensis DNA.
GCGCGGATGGTGGCCCGCTCGTAGCCGTCGGTCGCGAAGCGTTCGCGGGCCGCCGCGAGGATCGCGCCGCGGGTGGCGTCGGAGCGGCGGGGGGCGCCGGAGCCGGGTACCGACGGGGTGCTCTCGCTGCCGTTCATGCCAACAAGCGTAGGCCAACGATCGTAGGTCAACAAGCGTTCGCCAACACTTGTTTGCCAACAGTCGTTGACACCCGCTCCAGTGCCTCGCTACGTTTACCAACAAGCGTTGGCCAACATTCGTTGGCGAGCAGTCGATGGCAAGCAAGCGCTGGCAACAGGAGGCCACCATGAACGGCACCGCCACCCACCGCACCGTGATCGTCGTCGGCTCCGGCCCCACCGGCCTGCTCCTCGCCGGTGACCTCGCCACAGCCGGCGTCACCGTCACGCTCGTCGAGAAGCGGCCACGCAAGATCAGCAACCTCTCCCGCGCCTTCGGGGTGCACGCCCGCACCCTGGAGCAGCTCGACGCCCGCGGCCTCGCTGACGAACTCCTCACCACCGGCGACACCATCACCGGCCTGCGGCTCTTCCGCCGCCTCTCCCTCGATCTGAGCACGCTGCCCTCGCGCTTCCCGTTCCTGCTCATCACCCCGCAGTACGAGGTCGAGCGGCTCCTGGAGCGGCGGGCCCGGGAGGCTGGGGTGGAGTTCGCGTACGAGAGCGAGGTCGTGGGGCTGCGCCAGGACGACGAGGGCGTCGACCTCGACGTGCGCGGCGCGGACGGACCGGTCGTCACCCGCAGGGCGGCCTACGTCGTCGGCGCCGACGGTCACCGCAGCGCCGTCCGGGAGGCGATCGGCCTGGACTTCCCCGGTGTCTCGGTCATCAAGTCGCTGATCCTGGCCGATGTCCGGCTGGCCGCGAAGCCCGAGGGCGTCCTCACCGTCAACGGCCGCGGCGACGCCTTCGCGATGATCGCCTCCTTCGGCGACGGCTGGTACCGGGTCATGGGCTGGAACCGCCGCAACGAGGTCTCCGACGACGCCCCGCTCGACCTCGACGAGGTCAAGGAGATCACCCGCCGTGCCATGGGCACCGACTACGGCATGCACGACGCCCGCTGGCTCTCCCGCTTCCACAGTGACGAGCGCCAGGCACCGCACTACCGGGTCGGGCGGGTCTTCCTCGCCGGGGACGCCGCGCACATCCACTCTCCGGCCGGTGGGCAGGGCATGAACACCGGCCTCCAGGACGCCGCCAACCTGAGCTGGAAGCTCGCCGCGATCCTCCAGGGCCGGGCGCCCGAAGGGCTCCTCGACAGCTACGAGGCCGAGCGCCACCCGATCGGCAGGGCCGTGCTGCGCAGCAGTGGCGGACTGGTCCGGCTGGCCCGCGCGCGGAATCCGCTGCTGCGTGCCGTCCGCACCTTGGTCTCAGCCTTCATCGACATGGCCCCGCCCCTTCAGCGCAGGGCCCTGGGCCAGATCACCGGGATCGGCTACGCCTACCCCGCCCCCCGCGGCGCCCACCGCCTCACCGGCACCCGCCTCCCGGACGTTGCCCTGGAGGAGGGCCGGCTCTACGAGGCGCTGCGCGGCGGCCGGTTCGTACTGATCACGCCTGGGGCGTACGAAGGCCCCGGTGTCCGCGAGGGGTGGCTGACCGTCAAGGGCTGGGCGAGCGACCGCCGGACGACCGTCCTGGTACGGCCCGACGGATACGTGGCCTGGGCGGCGGAGGCTGCGGACGCAGCGGCGATCGAGAAGGCGTTGGCCCGGTAATCGGGGTCAAGGGAATGGCTCGAGGACGAGCGGGCGCCGGACGAGGAGGCACGGCCGGCGCCGCCTCGATTGCTGGACGCCGGCCACACAAGAGCTGCCCGTCCTGCCGGCTTGCCGATCGAGGCGCTCCATGGCATCGGGCCGCGCCAGGCGCAGGTCTTGCACGACTACGGCGCGCACGGCGTCGCCATGCTGACCGTGCTCCCGCCCGCCACCGTCCGGCGCCTGCTGGGCGGCCGGGCGGGCCGCACGACGGCCGACCGCGCCCGCGCCATCGCCCTCTCGCCCCCGCCCAATTGTCCCCCCCCCGTTGCCTGCCCGCCTCCACCACCGTCCGCTCCGCCTTCCTCCGGCACACCCTGGACGGTGCCGAAGTCCGCGCCACGCTCCTCGACGCCGCGGTCCGGCTCGCGCTGCTGCGGCGCCGGGGCCACCAGGCGGGCGGCGCCGTGACCCTGACGTTCCCCGGATCGGACAGCAGAAGGGACCCGCCGTGAGTGTCAGCAGAGGATCCCTGAGCAGAGGGCACCACGCATTGATGCATGGTTGACGATCCCGCCGTACGCCGGGGAGTTGACGTACTGCCGGAGGTTCCGTCGGTATGTCACCTCGGAGGTGAGGTGAGGTGGGGGCGGGATGGAGTGATGGGGGAGTGGCGCTGGTGTCCGGCGTGGCCGCCCGCGGTCCGTGGCGGCGTGGAGGGGCCTGAGTTGGGTCCTGGCCGACCGGGTCCGGCACATCACGGCGGCTGTGCGCAATGTGTGTGGGCGGGGGCGGGGTGGGAGGGGTGCTGGCCGTGCTGTGGGAGGCCCCGTGGGCGTACGGCGCCTGAGGTGGCGGCGTGAACCTGTTCGCCGTGATCTGGCAAGTACAGGTGTGAACACCCACCACTTCCCTGACACCCATCGACCCCACCAACGGACGGACTGACTGTGACCGATCTGGCCGGCGGCGACGCCGAGCTCATCGCGGCCTCACTTGAGGAACCTGAGCATTTCGGGGCGCTCTTCGACCGTCACGCCCCGACGATCCACCAGTACGTGGCCCGGCGGCTCGGCCGGGACGTGGCCGATGACGTCACCGCCGAGACCTTTTTGACGGCCTTTCGGATACGGGCCCGGTTCGACCCGTCCCGTGCAGGGGTGCGGCCCTGGCTGTACGGCATTGCCGCCAAGCAGATCGGCCGGCACCGCCGGCAGGAGGTCAAGGCGCTGAACCTGCTCGCCCGTACCGGCCATGACCCGGTCGCCGACAGCTGGACCGATTCCGCAGACGACCGCCTCGCTGCCGAGGCCGCTGTCCGCCCACTGGCCGGGGCGCTGGCCCGTCTGTCCGCGGGTGACCGGCATGTCCTGCTGCTCTTCGCCTGGGCCGACCTCGGCTACCAGGAGATCGCCGAGGCCCTCGACATTCCCGTCGGCACCGTCCGCTCCCGCCTGAACCGCGCCCGCCGCAAGCTGCGCGCCGCAACCGGCGCGGCCGGCGGACCCCTCCTCGAAGCTCGTATCCACGAAGGTGACCCCGCATGAACGAACTCTCCGCATTGAGCGGGCTGCGCGACGACGTACCCCTTCCTGACGTCGACCGGCTCGCCGCGCCGCGGACCCGGCTCACCGCGGCATTCCGGCAGGAGACCCGCCGCGGGCGCGCCGCCTTTCCCAACCGCCGGATGATCCTGGCCGGCGCCGCCGCAGGGGCCCTCGCCATGGCCGCGGGGATCGTCGCGACCCTGCCCGAGGACGGCACCCGCGCCTCCGCGGGGCAGGGCCCCCGGGTGCTGTCGGCGGGCGCCTCCGCCGACGCCCTCGAACTGGCCGCCGCGACCGTGGAGAAGCACGACGGTACCGAACCCGGCCCGAAGCAGTGGGTGTACGACAAGAGCACCGTCTTCGTCCAGGGCAAGCCGCAAAGCAGCGAGGAGTGGTCCCGCTGGGACGGCACCGGGCACGCCAGTCTGCCCGGCATCCCCCCGGCCGGTGACATCTCGGACTTCGACCCGGACGAGCTCCAGGTCTGGTACGGCCCCAACCAGGAGGCCAGATGGAAGGAGGAGGGCTACGACGACCGTTCCCAGCGGCAGTTCTACCGCTTCCTGGCCAGCCTGCCGAGCGACCCGGGCCGCATGATGAAGCGCATCCGCCAAGAGCACGCCATCGGCTCCATCAAGGGAGAGACGCGCGCACAGCGAGACTGGCGGGAGATCGACGTCCTGTACCGGTCGGTGCTGATCCCGCCGAACGTCCAGGCGGGCCTGTTCCGGGCTCTCGCGAAGATCCCCGGGGCCCGGGTGGCGACCGGTGTGAAGGACCCGCTCGGCCGCGCGGCGATCGGCGTGAGCGTGACCTACGCCGAGAAGACGCCCTCGGGCTGGCAGGGCAAGCAGGAGATCTTCTTCGATCCCGAAAGCTACGCCTACCTCGGGCAGACCCGTAACGACGGGAAGATCGTCAGCGCCCGCGCTGCCTGGGGCGTCGTCAACAAGCCCGGCGCCCGCCCCTGAGCACCCGCGAGGGGCGCCCGGCGTGACACCGGGTGCCCCTCGTCGCCGTACCGGCGGCTTGCTGGGCCGCCGCCTCCGCGGTCCGGGCCTTCAGTGCGCGCTCCACGCCCGCGCAGGGCTGTGAGACCGGACGGCACCGGTGCCACCCACACCCGATGGTGGTCAACGACGCCGTGCTCGCCCTGCTTCGCCCGAAGCCGAGCCTGGCCCAGCTCACCGGCGAGCCGACCGAAGCCCTCGCCGCCGCGCGGGCCGCCGTCGACGCCCGGGCCGGGGTTGGGGCTGGGTGCCATAGCCTCCCACGCGACCGAGACGGCGCAGCCGGCGACGGGCACCTGACCCGGCCCCGGCAAGGGCGTAGCCCGAGCGGACATCATCATCACCTCACCCGAGGACACAGTGCCGCTGCCATCCGTGGAGCGGGCAAGGTTGAGCAAGGTGGTCGTGGTCGACCGGGTCACCGAGCGGCTGCGGAAGGCCGAAGAGATCAGCGCCGTACCGATCGACTTCGCCGAGGGCAATCCGGTGGAGCGGATCCGCTCCGCGAGCAGACGGCGGGCGAGGGTACGGCCAAAGGCATCGACGCCGTGGGCTACCAGGCACACGCGCACGGCGAGGATCGCCAGGAGCCGGCGGCCGTACTGAACTCGCTGGTCGAGACGGTCCGGTCGACGGGTGTTCTGGGCGTGCCGGGTCTGTACGTCCCGCGCGGCCGGGCGGGACCGGAGGAGTCGGCCGAGCAGGGCATGCTGATGGTTTCGGCCGGACGCAAGTTCGAAATAGCGTCTGTGGATGGGAGCTGGCCAGTGCAACGTCAAGCACTGCAACCGTCACCTGCGTGACCTGATCACCGAAGGCCGCGTGCAGCCGGGCTTCGGTGTCTCGCACGAGCTGCCGCTCGACCGGGCGCCGATGGCATACGACAAGATCGACGAGTTCGACGAGCGGATCGAGGGCTGCATCAACGTCGTCCTCCACCTCCACGCGTGACACCGCTCCCGGTCGTCCTCCCCACGACCGAGCAGCACGCGTATCACTCGCGCCACGGCCTCGGGATCTCCGTACGGCGACCCCGAGGCCGTGGCTTGCCATGGGGTAGGGCTCTGCAGGTGTTTTTGATTCTCTCTACGACGGCGCCGCATGCTCGGACCGGTTGCTTTGATCAGGCCGGGTTTCTGCCCAGGCGGCGGCGATAAGGGGGCGATGCAGGTCGGCCCGTCGGATGCAGATCCCGATGGCGAGTTGGCCGGGGCCGGAGGGGGTTGGCAGCTGTCGAAGTCTGGTGCGGACGCCGCTGTGCTGCAGCACGAGGTCGGGGATGATTCCTGTGCCGTAGCCGAGGGCGACCAGGGTGAGCAGGGCCTCGTGACCGTCGGCCTCGGCGGCGATGTGCGGATGGATACCCAGGCTTCGAAACCAATGGTCGGCGGCGGTGCGGACGAGTCCTTGACGGGGCAGGACGAAGGGCTTGTTGAGGTCAGGTGCCTGCTCGGCGGTCAGGGCTGCGGCCTGGATGAGGACGAGCGGGGTGTGCGTGATCTGCCGAGTGAGCAGGGTGGCGGGGATGCGGTCGGGGAGGGCTGCGACGGCGAGGTCAGTCTCGCCTTGGTCGAGGAGGGCGAGGGCAGAGGCGGCGTCCCCGGTACGTAAGGAGATGCGTACGCGCGGGTGCGTGGTGCGGAGCGGAGTGAGCAGGTCGGGCAACAGGCTCCCGCAAGCCGTGACGGAGGCGAACACCCGCAGGTGCCCGCTGAGGTCGTCGACTGCAGTCCGCAGCGGTGCGGGAGTTGAGCGTCTCTGCGAGGTGCAGGAAGAGCCGGTACTGGTCGTGGTCCTGCATCTTTCACATCAGCCCCGCCACGCTGTCCCGGACCGTGCAGCGGCTCGAGGCGGTTCTGCCGCACGATCGGGTGACATCTGAACTGGCTTGCCCTGTGGGGTGGGTGGGAAGGATGTCGCTGTGCCCAAGCCTTATCCGGAGGAGTTCCGTCAGGACGTCGTGCGTGTCGCGAGGAACCGCGGGCCGGGTGTGACGGTCGAGCAGGTGGCCACCGATTTCGGAGTCCATCCGATGACGTTGTGGAAGTGGATGCGTCGCGCGGACATCGACGACGGGACCAAGCCCGGAACGACCAGCCAGGAGAGCGCAGAGCTTCGGCAAGCGCGTCGGCGGATCAAGCTGCTGGAGCAGGAGAACGAGGTCCTGCGGCGGGCCGCGGCCTATCTGTCGCAGGCCCATCTGCCGGGAAAAGGATCTACCCGCTCGTGAAGGAGCTGACCAGGGACGGGGTGCCCGTCACGGTGACGTGCCGGGTGCTGAAGCTCGCCAGACAGCCCTACTACCGCTGGCTGGACCAGCCGGTGACCGACGCCATGCTGGAGGAGGCGTATCGCGCGAACGCGCTGTTCGACGCGCACCGTGACGATCCGGAGTTCGGCTACCGCTTCCTGGCCGACGAAGCGCGTAGCGCCGGGGCCGTGATGGCGGACCGGACTGCATGACGGATCTGCCGGGACAACCGCTGGTGGAGCGTGTTCGGCAAGAAGCGCGGCAAGGGCAAGAAGGCCGGCCCGCCGGTGCACGACGACCTCGTCCGCCGGGACTTCACCGCGACCTGTGCGAACCGGCTGTGGCTCGCCGACATCACCGAGCACGCCACCGGCGAAGGCAAGCTCTATCTCTGCGCGATCAAGGACGCCTTCAGCAACAGGATCGTGGGCTACTCCATCGACGAGCGGATGAAGTCCCGCCTGGCCGTGACCGCCCTGGACAACGCCGTGGCCCGGCGCGGAGACGTCGACGGTTGCATTCTGCACAGCGATCGCGGTTCGCAGTTCCGCTCCCGGAAGTTCGTCCGGGCGCTCGACCGCCACCGGATGGCGGGATCGATAGGGAGGGTTGGAGCTGCCGGCGACAACGCGGCCATGGAGCCCTTCTTCAGCCTGTTACAGAAGAACGTCCTCGACCGCCGGAGCTGGGCCACCCGCGAGGAACTGCGGATCGCGATCGTGTCCTGGATCGAGCGGACCTATCACCGGCGCCGCCGACAAGCCTCGCTCGGCCGGTTGACCCCCGTCGAATTCGAGACCGTCATGACCACGTCGGCTCTCCGGGCCGCGTGACCGCACCTGTCACCCGAACCTGCATCAGACCCCTTGCAGCCGGTGTCCACGACGTAGCGGATGGCGTCGACGATCTGGCGGCGGGGATGCTTCTCCGGCCGGCCGCCCTTGCTGGTCTCGCAGGCCGGTGTGGGCAGCAGTCCTTCGAGCAGGGCCCATTCGGCGTTGGTGGTGGCCGAGGGGTAGCGGCGTGGGCGCATGGCGGGTGCCTTCGAACGAGCGCGGCGGGGCCGCTCGCAGGGCGGTCCCGCCGCAGATCAAGAGCTGGCGATGAGGTCGAGGGTGGACTCGATCGAGTTGAGCTGCGCGACGATGTGCTTGATCCACTTGTCGCCCGGGTGGGCGGCGGCGTGCGGGGCGACGGTGCCGGTGATGAACCGGCGGAACTCGGTCAGCTTCTCCCTGACCACCGCCCGTTCGTATTCCTCCAGCACGTCCCGCTCGGCGCCGAGCTGGTAGCCCGTCGCCCTGTTCCACGTCAGCGGGGGCCAGCCCTTCTCCGCGGCCTGGTCCTTCAGCGCGGCGAGGCCGGAACGGACCTGGCTGGGGCTCAGATCGCTGGGGAGATCCATACCGGTTCCCCCAGACACGAGTCTGGGGGAACCGACGTGATCATCGTCGAGGAATTCGCCAACAGATCACCGCCGACCCCCCCGCAGCCTGACGATCAACTGCGGGAGGTCTTCACCTCAGCGTCCGGCTGCGTCCGGCACGGACCCTGATCAGCTCCCGGAGCCTGTGGCCGCGGGCCCCGGGAAGTGTGTCACCTGGGGTTCGTCGGCGGGAGAGGGGTGGTAGCGGGTCTCGTTCTGGATCCGCTGGGCCTGCGCGGTGTGGTCGGCGGCCTCGGCGGGGGTGCCGGTGGTGTGGGCGATCGCGGCGAGGGCTGTCAGGGCGCGGTGTTCTGCGGGGCGTAGGTCCAGGGCGCGGGCGAGGGCCAGCGCTTGGTGGGCGTGGTGTGTCGCGGTGGGTGCGGAGCCGGAGGCGAGGTGGGCGTGGGCGAGTTGGGCGTTGACCTCGGCCTCCTGGTGGCGGAAGTCGCAGCGGCAGGTGATCGTCAGGGCTTCTTCCAGGCGTGCCAAGGCCAGGTCCAAGCGACAGCGGAGCCGGTGCAGGCTACCGAGGGTGATCAGGCTGTCGGTCTCGTTGGCCGGGTCTCCTGTTTCTCGGGCTCTTTGCAGCGCCTGCTCAGCGTGTGTGTAGGCGAGGTCGGTCTGCCCGGTGTCGCGGTAAACCCGGGCGAGGAGTTCGTGGGCACCGGCCACACTGTGCCGCTGCTGATGGCTGTGGCAGAGGCGTAGCGCCTCGGTGCCGTCGGCCAGTGCCTCCTCGTACTGCCCCAGGGCGTGGTGGGCGATGGCGCGGTTGATCCGCGGACTGATCGTGAGGGACTGGTGCCCTGCCTTCAGATAGGTCTCGATAGCCTCGGTCGTGCGCTCGAGTGCCCGGTCCAGCTCGCCGAGATACGAATGGATCAAGCCCGCCATGTTGAGCCCGCGGCCCACCTGAATCGGCCGGCCGAGGGAGCGGGCGATGGCGATGCTCTTCTCCATCCAGTCGAGTGCGTGGCGCATCTGGCCGCGCTGCCCGTAGTGGAGTGCCAGGTTGGTCAGGATGGCGCCCTCGCCGGAGGTGAAGCCTGTGCGGCGATAGCCCTCCAGAGCGAGGTGCACGGCTTCGAGGGCGGCTTGTATGTCCCCGGCGTGCTGGCGCAGGAGAAAGAAGCCGTGCTGCATGGCCGCCTGAGCCAGCGCCTCGCCCTCGTGTTCGGCCGCGCGTAGCCCGGCTGTCATGGCCGCCTCCCACTCGGTCTGGTGCCGCCGACGGTAGAAATAAGGGCGTAGCTGGTCGGCCAGCTGCCAGGCGATCCGGTGCGGACCGGCCTCGGCGGCGTGGGTGATGACCGCAACCAGGTTGGCGCGTTCGCTCTCCAGCCAGGCCAGGGCCTGATGCCGGTCGTCGAAGCGCGTGGATTCAACGCGCGTACGGGGAAGTTGGACGATGCCGGTGTAGCCGAAGGCGGTGGCTGCGTCGGCGGTGGCGAGGTACCAGTCGCACAGTCGCCGCCAGGCCGCTGCCTGGCCTGGGTCGGCCGCGGCGTGCTCGGCGGCGTACAGCCGCAGCAAGTCGTGGAACTGGAACCGGTCTGATGCGGTGTGCTGCACGAGTCCGGCGGTGGTGAGCTGGTCGAGGAGGCGCTCGGCGACGCCGATCGGGGAGGCGATCAGGGCCGCGGCGGCCTCGGCGGTGAAGTCCGGGCCGGGGTGCAGACCGAGCAGGGCGAACAGGTGCGCCGTGTCCGGCTCCAGGGCGGCGTAGGAGTGGTCGAAGGCGGTCCGGACGGCGGCCTGGCGATCCCCCGTGACGGACAGCTTGGTGAGCCGTCCGTCGGCGGCCAGTTCGGTTGCGTAGCCGGTGAGTGACCGGCCGGGCCGCGCGGCGAGGTTGGCAGCGGCGATGCGCAGCGCCAGAGGCAGACGGGCGCACAGCTCGGCCAGGCGCTCGGCCGCTTCCGGCTCGTCCCCGACGCGCTGCGCACCGAGGGTGCTGGCCAGCAGCGCGCGGGCCTCGGCCGGGGCGAGCACGTCAAGCGGCGTGGTGCGGGCGGCATGGCTTGCCGTCAGGCCGCGCAGGTCGGAGCGGCTGGTGACGAGCACCGCGACGCCGGTGGTGCCGGGCAGCAGTGGCCGGACCTGCTCGGCGTCGGCTGCGTTGTCCAAGACGAGCAGAACCTTGCGGTCGGCCAGTCGGCCGCGGAACACGGCTGCGCGGTCCTCCAGAGGCTCGGGGATGGTGTGCGGTTCCTGCCCGCAGGTACGCAGCAACGCGGAGAGCACCTCGGCCGGGTCGCGCGGCCGGTCGCCGGTGCCGGACAGGCGTACGTACCACTGGCCATCGGGGAAAGCGGCCCTCAGCCGGTGGCAGAGGTGCACCGCGAGGGCGGTCTTGCCGACCCCGGGCGAGCCGGACAGGATGACCGGCACGGTCGCGGCGGCGGTCAGCTCCTCCTCCAGGCGCCGGATCACCGCCGCGCGGCCGACGAACCCCGGGGCGTCCAGGGGGAGTTGGCACTGGACAGTCCAGGCGACCTCGGACGTGTTCCGCACGGGGGCCGCTGCGATCGGTGGCGCGGCGGGCTGCGGGTTCAGCTCAGGGCTGCCGCTGAGGATCGCCTGGTGCAGCCGCTGCAGTTCCGTCCCCGGATCGATGCCCAACTCCTGGGCGAGGGTGGCACGAACACGCCGGTAGTGGGCGAGCGCATCGGCCTGCCGGCCGCACCGGTACAGGGCGACCATGTACTGAGCCGCCAGCCGTTCATCCAGCGGATGGGCGGCACTGCGGTCGGACAGGGCCGGCAGCAGCACGGTGTGCTCACCCAGCCGTAGCCGGACATCCACGCAGTCCAGCTCAGCCGCCAGCCGCTCCCTACTCAGGGCCTCCCGGGCCGCGTTGAACCAGGGAGTGTCCACCCCGGCGAACGGCGTCCCCCGCCACACCGCCAGCGCTTCCT
It encodes the following:
- a CDS encoding LysR substrate-binding domain-containing protein, which produces MRTAVDDLSGHLRVFASVTACGSLLPDLLTPLRTTHPRVRISLRTGDAASALALLDQGETDLAVAALPDRIPATLLTRQITHTPLVLIQAAALTAEQAPDLNKPFVLPRQGLVRTAADHWFRSLGIHPHIAAEADGHEALLTLVALGYGTGIIPDLVLQHSGVRTRLRQLPTPSGPGQLAIGICIRRADLHRPLIAAAWAETRPDQSNRSEHAAPS
- a CDS encoding RNA polymerase sigma factor, producing the protein MTDLAGGDAELIAASLEEPEHFGALFDRHAPTIHQYVARRLGRDVADDVTAETFLTAFRIRARFDPSRAGVRPWLYGIAAKQIGRHRRQEVKALNLLARTGHDPVADSWTDSADDRLAAEAAVRPLAGALARLSAGDRHVLLLFAWADLGYQEIAEALDIPVGTVRSRLNRARRKLRAATGAAGGPLLEARIHEGDPA
- a CDS encoding AfsR/SARP family transcriptional regulator, whose product is MEFRLLGGIEAHGSGEPVDLGPARQQTVLAALLMDVNRTVATDQLVYRVWGEDPARRARDTLYSYLSRLRGVLPRAGVDISRRSGGYAVVTDALAVDVHRFRHLLEKAHRAADDRAAAAAFQEALAVWRGTPFAGVDTPWFNAAREALSRERLAAELDCVDVRLRLGEHTVLLPALSDRSAAHPLDERLAAQYMVALYRCGRQADALAHYRRVRATLAQELGIDPGTELQRLHQAILSGSPELNPQPAAPPIAAAPVRNTSEVAWTVQCQLPLDAPGFVGRAAVIRRLEEELTAAATVPVILSGSPGVGKTALAVHLCHRLRAAFPDGQWYVRLSGTGDRPRDPAEVLSALLRTCGQEPHTIPEPLEDRAAVFRGRLADRKVLLVLDNAADAEQVRPLLPGTTGVAVLVTSRSDLRGLTASHAARTTPLDVLAPAEARALLASTLGAQRVGDEPEAAERLAELCARLPLALRIAAANLAARPGRSLTGYATELAADGRLTKLSVTGDRQAAVRTAFDHSYAALEPDTAHLFALLGLHPGPDFTAEAAAALIASPIGVAERLLDQLTTAGLVQHTASDRFQFHDLLRLYAAEHAAADPGQAAAWRRLCDWYLATADAATAFGYTGIVQLPRTRVESTRFDDRHQALAWLESERANLVAVITHAAEAGPHRIAWQLADQLRPYFYRRRHQTEWEAAMTAGLRAAEHEGEALAQAAMQHGFFLLRQHAGDIQAALEAVHLALEGYRRTGFTSGEGAILTNLALHYGQRGQMRHALDWMEKSIAIARSLGRPIQVGRGLNMAGLIHSYLGELDRALERTTEAIETYLKAGHQSLTISPRINRAIAHHALGQYEEALADGTEALRLCHSHQQRHSVAGAHELLARVYRDTGQTDLAYTHAEQALQRARETGDPANETDSLITLGSLHRLRCRLDLALARLEEALTITCRCDFRHQEAEVNAQLAHAHLASGSAPTATHHAHQALALARALDLRPAEHRALTALAAIAHTTGTPAEAADHTAQAQRIQNETRYHPSPADEPQVTHFPGPAATGSGS
- a CDS encoding FAD-dependent monooxygenase, whose protein sequence is MNGTATHRTVIVVGSGPTGLLLAGDLATAGVTVTLVEKRPRKISNLSRAFGVHARTLEQLDARGLADELLTTGDTITGLRLFRRLSLDLSTLPSRFPFLLITPQYEVERLLERRAREAGVEFAYESEVVGLRQDDEGVDLDVRGADGPVVTRRAAYVVGADGHRSAVREAIGLDFPGVSVIKSLILADVRLAAKPEGVLTVNGRGDAFAMIASFGDGWYRVMGWNRRNEVSDDAPLDLDEVKEITRRAMGTDYGMHDARWLSRFHSDERQAPHYRVGRVFLAGDAAHIHSPAGGQGMNTGLQDAANLSWKLAAILQGRAPEGLLDSYEAERHPIGRAVLRSSGGLVRLARARNPLLRAVRTLVSAFIDMAPPLQRRALGQITGIGYAYPAPRGAHRLTGTRLPDVALEEGRLYEALRGGRFVLITPGAYEGPGVREGWLTVKGWASDRRTTVLVRPDGYVAWAAEAADAAAIEKALAR
- a CDS encoding CU044_5270 family protein codes for the protein MNELSALSGLRDDVPLPDVDRLAAPRTRLTAAFRQETRRGRAAFPNRRMILAGAAAGALAMAAGIVATLPEDGTRASAGQGPRVLSAGASADALELAAATVEKHDGTEPGPKQWVYDKSTVFVQGKPQSSEEWSRWDGTGHASLPGIPPAGDISDFDPDELQVWYGPNQEARWKEEGYDDRSQRQFYRFLASLPSDPGRMMKRIRQEHAIGSIKGETRAQRDWREIDVLYRSVLIPPNVQAGLFRALAKIPGARVATGVKDPLGRAAIGVSVTYAEKTPSGWQGKQEIFFDPESYAYLGQTRNDGKIVSARAAWGVVNKPGARP